Genomic window (Juglans microcarpa x Juglans regia isolate MS1-56 chromosome 2S, Jm3101_v1.0, whole genome shotgun sequence):
CGGATGCATGGGGATTACAGATATTcgacaaaaaccaaaaccagatatgaaaaaattaaacaaacccAACCACAATACAAAGCACTCAATAATGTTCATAGAAAAAATTTTAGGaccaaaataaagtaaaaaaggtgaaaaaaaaggCACTTGCAAAGAGAACACACCAACAAATAATATCAactcaaataaaagaaatagaaattacTAGTAGAAACTTACTTAAACCGCAAGTAAGAAAGGCCAATTAGGTCCAAAGAAGACCTATGAGGTGGCCGGTCATGTTCTCACTGTTACTGGTCCAacccaaatttaaaaatttaaacacttGTTATGAATTATTTCTATACCAAATGATTGAGCGTCGAGCCAGAACCATTCTTTTTAAATACACCTGGCCAGTGGATAACAAACAACATTAAAGGGGAAAAGAACACGAAATAGAAAGAGTTTTTGAGTAGTGTTAACTTTTCAATGAAAACATCTGCTTTTTCTGAGCTTTTTATGTAAATGAAAACGTCTCAGTTCCAAATAGTGTGCCTGAAGGTCCTGATAATGAATATGTGGCGCAACTGAGCCctcaaataacatatatatgcaAAAGAAATCAGAAAGAGTAATGTAGGAGAGACCTTAGATGCACCCTGAGAGATCAGACCTGCACATTGACTCCCTTTGTTTGAAGAACACAAAATGCCTGCCATGGTGTGTAAAcataatatcaaaatcaaaagagaCAGCTGCATAACTGCCCGGTTGGACGTTGAGATGGTTTTTACACATTTCGTTTTATCTTAACATACAAATATCCctcaaatataaacattttacaattttaaaattttcatttaatcattacctaatcattataaaactttttcaaacttataaacaaaacacaaaaataattaactttttcaaatcttaaaacaaaaattatattaaaaaattatattctgacaatattttaattttataatttttttattcaacattttatcTCTCAATTCCTAAAAccctataaatattttaactcaaatcattttattactattcacgtactattttattaatattcacaaatttttcttctcatctcatttcatctaagaTCCCATTTGAAACTTAAATTGAGCTGAGATCAAGTCTAATTTTAAGCCGAGTATGACATCCAAGCATCCAAccttcaaattactaaattcatctcaactcaaaacttctttatacgtaagattcataacttttttcaattcaacatctctTCACACACGAgacccacaatttttttcaacttcttataatacatttaaactcatcttaatatctaaatacatctTTTTCATCTTAGGCAGGCCCCACAAAATTTACTAtactatctcaacttattactatttataaagaacttaatttatctcaacaaACAGGATCTAAACATTCAAACGAGGCCAAGTATGCCACTTGCTaaatcatttgaaatttctGAAAACTAGGCCACGTGTGAATGTGTACTTTGCACTGGGTTAAAACAGATCTACAAACATGACCAAGAACATCAACAGAAACATAGAAAGCCAACAGCTTTGAAAGATGATACCTTCGTTTGATTACAATTTCCAGCACAAACTTTCAATATCGACTTCCCTCCTATTTTACTGTGATCGTGTCACTGTGGATGCAACGAGGTGAGAAGACTCATCTCCGCAAAGAAAAGAATACCAGCTAAACCAGAACTTTATCTAGCCTCACCACTAtcgaattatatataaatataacaggTAACTTGAAAAGGAGGATGATTAATACTGTATTAAGTGAGCGGGAGAGGGCCAAAACGTTCTGCAGCTAGAGCGCCGAAACAGTTAACTAGCTAGGGTTGTTTGGTTTACCAAATTCCAACGACAAGAAAGATACAAAACTTGCGAATCGTATGGGAGATCAATACAAAGGTGCGGGGCCTACTACTTCCCATTCCTTTGGGATCGACAAGTGATAATTCATACAGTAAGACGGTGCTAATTACAGATCATTCTTGCACTGCATATGGAAGTCCATAATTGTTCCTGTTCTTTCTTGAttctcagtttttattttttactctctAAATCTTTTTAGTTcattaaatttctattttttaatgttatactattttttcttctttcaatttttgggtttttattgtaatattttctatttttcaaatatttcattacacGTTGCAAACCATATTGTGGCATTATACTTATACATCCATACCAATGCTGTGAAACTCAAATCAAGTCTCAATCAAACTCCCAAAACCAATGTTAAGAAATCGAGAAACACAAATGCGCCAttataaattacattttttacaatccaaaaaaataaaaaacttgagtgAATAAGAAGACAACTTTTGCGTCTGATTTTAATCGGCAATAGAATTTAAAATAACTTGATGATGCTTCAAAACTGGCCGACTGCATCGACATTTAGCTAAATCTCCATTTGGTTGATATTTTCATTGATATAATAATGCTTACTTCTGACTGAAAAATCTTATTTGCAAGTCAACACATCAATAACATAGTCggactttattttatttgcaaaacAACGGGTGTGTTGTTTACATCGATTTTACAAATAGAAGTGCTCTTCCGATTCGGATGAAGGACGGGCAGGTAGCTAGCCGAATGTTGAGGAATTCAACAAGGTATGGGAGGGGGGGAAGCGGATAGGAGGGAGAAGAATGATCGAAGAGGTAGATAGGCAATTGGGATTGCAAGAGATGAAAGGAATCCTTTGAATAAGATGGTAAGTCATAACCAAGGCGATTCCAAGTTGACAAGCCATCCATCCATCATTGAGATGGCGTTTTCAGCTTCAACGTGTTCAGAATTATGGCGTTCTTAGTTTGTATCATATAGAGATCCAAGACTcttgttataaaaaatgaaaaggtacCCATCAAACTGGACAGCCAGACTGCATTCAAGGGATTACATATTATTCGCACAGGTTTAGGGAAAAAGCGAAacatttttattcttaaaacTGAAGATATTCAGATATCACCATAAGTTTGCCACGCTTCAAAGCACGTTTACAAAACATATTCCACTGAATAACGTTAGATCAAGCTTCGAACATTTGGACTTGGATCTGTGCACCTTCACCATTTACCTTTACCGAAGGGAATGAGGAGCAAATGCACTTACCAACTACTCCTGGTGCACCACTACTGTTAGTTCCTCCATCTATACGAACAGGTTGCAGTTACCGATCAAGTACCGAGTTACATCATACTGGGGCAGCCGGTTGAGTCCAAGAGTACTGCTTTAATCTGCTCGGGCAACACATCCTGGCCTTCCCCGCATTGCTGatgaacaatgaaaaaaaaaaatcatgtctttGGATGACCATAATTGGCCAAAAAGCTTGTACCCGCTTGGGCGAAGAATTCGTTAGGCCACACTTAACAAAAGGAGAGGCCGCATGGACCATCCATTCAGGTGCCACTAATAGAATAAAGGTCCCTTTCGTATTGCTTTGCATTTCTGAGAAACCTGACATGTACTACCGAATCTTATAGCAGTCCATACTGTTACTGACATTCTGTCATCCTTTTACATATGAAATTGTTCAAAGAATCAATATCCTGCCTTGCATGTTGGTCTAATGGCAATCAATAAAGCTAGACAGCAAAGTGACAGAATATGACTAGAAAAAAAATCTCCctagatttgaaattttgtttcctTACTTTTGTTTCTTTCCACTCATTAGCCATCTTTACCTTTCTTAAGCTATTGAAAAATCCACTGAAGGACTACCATGCtctctttttcatttatatacCATCATTTATCAGCattgattatttttcaaataatctgTTCTCTCATCTTCTTACAGTATCAAATGAAACAAAGAGTCGTGGAGATGTAGACATTAGAAAGCTTTAGTTGCATCTCAGAAGTAACAAGCTGTCAAAcaactttccatttttttaattgacaCCATGGGGATGCCAAAAACAGAATTATTACAAGTAATTGATGTGtacaaatgagagagagagagagaataagaaAAGATGATCTGAAGTCCTATGGAAATGGGCAACCCGGTTGTACTTTCATGAAAATCAGAAAATGGCAAAAAGGACTATCATCTCTCCAATTAAAGGAAAGGACTCTCCATTACAGGGTTTGTTTTTTAAGTATTCCAGAGCTTTTTTCCACATACAAACGAGATTTTCTCCAATATAGTGAACAGACAACCTTTCAGCTCTAGAGGATACAGGGGGAACAAGACTTTTACGTTGAAATGTGCAGGTGCAAAGCACCAAAACCAGAACACGAAAATGGgcaatcttttttctttatataagtACAAAAGAAATACAGAAAATGTGCAATCTTTCTACTGTTTCATAGTCAAAAGGTAAATTCGGTAGAAACATTGAAAGGGTGACTTTTGTATCAGAGAAAGAAGCATACCTCAGCTCGAAACACATCCAGGGCAAACCCATTGAAGCAGCTAATTACAGCCTGCTGTATGTCTAACCCCAGGTTGTCCAGAGTCCTCATAGTGGAAAGCAAGAGACCCGGTCTACGGGCACAAAACATGTGGATGTTGACAGCTCTTCCTTCCCTTACTCGAACCTCCACCTATAAAACGCAGAAATCAAGCAAGTTACAAACAAACCAATTTCCTGGATTACAATCAAAAACTTGATTCGGTATGCTCGAGAAACACTTGGTCTTATGCGATATAAGAAGTAGAGTAAGTATCTCAGATACAGAAGTTTTTGGAGTATAGAAATAGTAAAAGGTATTCCTCCACCAGAAGTGATGGTAATTGACaaaattgtaaaaagaaaagaaagataaggGAGTCTCTGGTATGCTCTAGAAACACTCAAATGGTCAATGGTGGCTTCGACCCACTAATACACGAAATAATCTTGCCCATCCTATACACTAAAATTTAAGGCTCCCTCCCCAATACAGGGCTACGCAGTGTGAATCACAAGTTGACAAACTGTATTATATCTAACTAGGTAATAATCATTGCACCTCATTGTCTTAAGGTTTTGCTTGAATATACCTCAGTCAATTTTACAAACATATGGaaatacaaatttacaagtAAGAAAGCTatgtgtatacttcctgtgtactcgggctatgccttttttcttatgaataaaacttctagATTACCTAccaaaaaaagtaagaaagCTATGTGGACACCAATACACATCGTCAGTAGATCTCAAAATCAACACCAATACAGCACATTTGCAAACTTACAAGCATCAGGATATTGATTAAAAACCTGAAAATATCAAATGAGAAGCAAGATGTTTGAGCTTTACCCGTGCCTGTTGGCTTTTAGGGCTTGGCAAAGAGCTCGGACAAAGCTCTTCCTTGACACGACAGGGAAGCGTAGGTGGAGTTGGTGTCGAAGGGTGAAAGCTTGCAGAAGGTGGCAGCAAAGACCCGGGTGGGGATGAGTCCAGCTCATTATGGAGGTCATTGATCTTTTGCAGAAGCTCCTTTAAGTAGTCAATGGCATCCCCAAGAATAGAAGCTCTATCCATCTAAGTACAAATAAGACATATAATCATCAGATACAATGGCTGACCCATCAAGTGTAACGAATTAATGAATCCCAAAGCAACCACATAATGACTGCCAAAGAACCTCCACACGACCAGCGATCCTAGATATTTAGATATCAAGTATCGGaatttcacacacacacacacacacacaattcTCACCTCCTATTAAAACATACAATAGATAATTATTTATCTCAAAAGCTCAAATTAGTTGACTTTAACACTTTCGAGATTTCTCAGAGTTCTTTGGGAGAGAGGATAAAAGGGCACTCACTCTAGGCTCTTCAATTGTCGGTTGGTCCACAAAGTTCGTGCGAAAgaattacacacacacacacacggcaTACACACGCAGAAGACATTCAAATTCAAGATTAGTACTTTTCCATGTCAATTATTGGCCTTCAGATACAGAATAAAGTCATATGGTAACAACTAACCAGCACGTATAATTTAAATAGCAAGAAACCCAAACGAAGCAAAGTCCAAAAATTATAAACCCTCTAAACCTAAAGGATGACATTACTTCATACCTTGCTAATCTTGGGTACAACAGACCTAAGCATGTAAAGCCTATCATTAAGCTTCTTTCTTCGCCTCCTTTCAGCCATCAGATTCTTTGCCGGCAGCCCCTTCCTCTTTCCCTTCTGAACTCCGCCAGTGACAGTACTGTTGGCGTTAGAATTGCTCCCACCCTTCTTAACATTCTCCTCCACCTTACCAACGCCTTCAAACTCATCCGAATCGTAATTTACACCTGAAAAGTCGATGCTCGCGTCATCAACATCACCCGAAACGTCATTATTCTTCCTCCTACTCTCCAAATTCGCCGAATTTTCGTCGAACCTAACGCCCGAAACCTCCAGATTCCCAGACTTTTCAGCTCCTTGCCGAAGCGCCGCTCGCTTCTGAAACAGGGTGGGTGGCGAACCCACTTGTGGGAAGACCTCGAGGGGTCTGAGAACTTTTGCTCTGTTCAGAAATAGAGCACTCCCTGAGTTGTCAAAATCCTCGAAACACGTTGAGATAAACCCGCCATCAAGTCCGGCGGAAGTGTCAGATATCGGCAGCAACCGAGTTGATTGAAACGCGGAGGCAGAACTCAGTTCGGGAGCACCAATCTGGGGCTGAGAGTTCCAGGCCGTGAAGCCTATCAAAGCAGGGGAGTTCGAAGCAGCTGGGTTGAACGGGCCGAGAAGCCCGGTATCGAGGCCCAAATCGAAGGCATTGTCAAAAGGGTTGGAGCAAACGGCGTTGATAAGCGAAGAGAAGCAAGATTTGTGGGGCAAGAAGGGGGACTGTGCCTGTGAGGGGTCGAGACTGAAAGCCTGCGACGGAGAACAGGAAGAGGACGAGTCCAAGGTCTGCAAAAGAAGGTTATTGTTGTCGTTTGGGTTCGAGCAAAAGCTAATGTCTCTGACATCTTGCGGGTTTGGAAGACCACGGAGATGGTTATGGAGGTCCTGTTGAGGTGGGTTCAGGGCGTTGTTGTTGATGTACCAGTCATTCTCGAGCATGGACTTGAAGGAAGAGAGAGGCATCCCCAGACCAATGTCGTCGTTCTTGCCAGGCTCGCCTTCATTGTTGTTTCTGGTCCACGACGCtgtgtcttcttcttctcctcctcctggTCCTTCCATCCAAACGACGCCGCTTGTAGACCTCGGAAGCATCTTTCCCAGGGCGTTTCTGactctcagagagagagagagagagagagagagagagagggggggggggctgGGGGGCCTGAGGGCGGGGGGAGAACGAAAGGGGAAGTGGCTTTTTCTATGGATCGGAGTTGAGTTCAGAGAATCATTGTTGAGAAGAAAGAGATGAGATTAGAAGTTTGAGCGTTATGTAATGtataattgaaatgaaaaaatggtagcgaaaataaaatgaatggaGAGCGCTGTCTGTGTGGGTTATCCATGTGTGTGGCAGTCTGCTTGCACTGACGCTAGCTCGCGGCTACTGGTTTCCGCTCTCTCCAATTGTTGTAACGAAATTTGCCTATGAATTTTAGCGAAGGCCAAGCCCATGGTTACCcagaaaataaaattgttatcGTGATCACTAATGATCTATATAGTGGAAAATGATTCTACTATGAGTTTGTTTCCCTAAAACTTAAACGCTTGgatatttgatttgatttttttattttttttaatggttaaggaattgattattagtgaaatagtatatttttttaatttttaaaaaatatttcaaataaaaattaaaaagtgcaATTTACACTAATGATAAATTTGAGGGgacaaattcatatatatatatataagatatataaatttgaaataaaagatttaTTCTTTATCAGAGACAGATCATTCCATTctatactaaattataaaaatttatgttaaatcttaactttaaaaaacgacaataaatattattggaaTTAGTCTCAAACGCAAAGTTAATTACGCCTTGTCTTTTTCTCTTAATCGATATATCATCAATTATATATCtctttttattatcattgaaTGGAAATTAATTGTATAAAGCCACATTATTAAGTTCCATTTCATGTGTTATATATCATGATTAGgttaaacttattaaaaaataacatatgtatttaaaaaaaaattatatactatataatcaTCAAATTAAGCAGTTTGGAATTTGTACCACTCCTATATATGAAACTAAGCCATCAAATATTCGATCAATCAAACACTATTAACTCATTAAAATGTATAGGATAACCATGAATTTTCAACGGCGATTATAATATATAGGTTACCATTTTAAGCAATTAGACAACTAATAGGTTTGgtgggtgagatgagaattttttgtttcagatgaaaattttaaatgttattttttaatattattattgttttgagatttgaaaatgctgaattgagatttgaaaaagtttaattatttatgagatt
Coding sequences:
- the LOC121251416 gene encoding transcription factor ICE1-like, which translates into the protein MLPRSTSGVVWMEGPGGGEEEDTASWTRNNNEGEPGKNDDIGLGMPLSSFKSMLENDWYINNNALNPPQQDLHNHLRGLPNPQDVRDISFCSNPNDNNNLLLQTLDSSSSCSPSQAFSLDPSQAQSPFLPHKSCFSSLINAVCSNPFDNAFDLGLDTGLLGPFNPAASNSPALIGFTAWNSQPQIGAPELSSASAFQSTRLLPISDTSAGLDGGFISTCFEDFDNSGSALFLNRAKVLRPLEVFPQVGSPPTLFQKRAALRQGAEKSGNLEVSGVRFDENSANLESRRKNNDVSGDVDDASIDFSGVNYDSDEFEGVGKVEENVKKGGSNSNANSTVTGGVQKGKRKGLPAKNLMAERRRRKKLNDRLYMLRSVVPKISKMDRASILGDAIDYLKELLQKINDLHNELDSSPPGSLLPPSASFHPSTPTPPTLPCRVKEELCPSSLPSPKSQQARVEVRVREGRAVNIHMFCARRPGLLLSTMRTLDNLGLDIQQAVISCFNGFALDVFRAEQCGEGQDVLPEQIKAVLLDSTGCPSMM